In Oncorhynchus tshawytscha isolate Ot180627B linkage group LG24, Otsh_v2.0, whole genome shotgun sequence, the genomic window GAAGtatccccagtctctctgtctccctgacaGCAAAGCCCTGAAATTGAACAAAGCTCTTGGCGATTGGACAGGCCTCCTTGACCAAGCCCAGCCCCCAGGTCGTGATTGGTCGGCATTGGACGGCGTATGAGGTGAAGAGCGCCGTCGCCACAGCACCGAGGAAACCGGTCGGGTGAGGTTGGGTCATCCTTCCTGCTTCCACAGCAATGGCCACCAGAGTGGACAGCTGCTCTGGACACGGGTACCTAGAAAGGGAGATATGTGGTGGTGGATCTGAACATGGTAGGTGCATGTTTGACTACATTGTGACCCAATCCCTTACACCCATCTCTAGAATGCTCCATGTGTATTTTCTGCCATGTTGGTAAGAGTGCATTTACATCTACCAGATGATGGATGACTAAGTACCGTCTcttatatgtaaaaaaaaaaatagagttCAGTGGTGCAACTGTAATATTACCATGGCCCATATTCCTAAAGCGTcacagtaggagtgctgatctgggatctgtccatataatcacattcattattatctaaaaggcaaaactgatcctaaagcAGCACTTCTACTCTTCATTAgcttagggcctaatgaatttatttcaattgactgatttccttctatgaactggcACGCAGTAAAATACttatttgaaattgttgtattcatatttttgttcagtgtatattctctctctctcactcactctcacacacactcacacacctcagTCCGATGCACATAGACCTCATGGCTGCCCCACATCCGGTGCCATCAGGGTTGTAGGGCACTCTGAAGCCCCCTTCAGTTCCCGACCTCAACTGGGACACTCCTAAGGGTACAAGAGAGTGCAAATGAGGTCTAGAGTGTTTGTCACAGTACAAAAAATAAATGTAGGAACAAAGAAAAACATTTtgatagtgcatttggaaagtattcagtcctctttactttttccaccttattctaaaatggatcagtgtttttccccctcaatctacacacaataccccataatgacaaagcaacaatgttttttttattttttagagatGGATGAAAAattaaactgaaatattacattaacataagaattcagacactttactcagtactttgttgaagcacctttggcagcaattacagccatctttctttggtatgacactacaagcttggcacacctgcaattggggagttttgcccattcttctctgcagatcccctcacgctctgtcaggttggatggggagcgtcgctgcacagcaattttcacgtctctccagagatgttcgatcaggttcaagtccgggctatggctagaccactcaaggaaattcagaagcttgtcccgaagccattcctgcattggctgtgtgcttagggttgttgttctgttggaaggtgaaccttcgccccagtctgaggtcctgagagttccggtagcaggttttcatcaaggatctctgtacttccctgagctcaatttcgagtctcatagcaaagggtctgaatacttatgtaaataaggtgtttctgtattttatttttaatacatttgcaaaaatgtctctaaaaacctgttttcactttgtcattatggggtattgtgtgtagattgaaaaaaatatagaatgtaacaaaatgtggaaaaagggaagggatttactagatttaaaaaatacaaatatatcttAACATTATGTGTTGCCTAAGATGCTTGATGGCACTGGTTTCCTTCCTTCCATGTCTTTCATGCCCTCGACATAACGAGCAGCCACATCCTGCAGAAGCTCCTCCCCTTCCTTTCCTGCTAGAGAGTCAAACCAAACCTATTCACAGAGGCAACCCATCGAAACACAACCTCAAACCAAACACCTTTAGGTACGTAGACATCTGTAAACAATGAGCAAACCATTTTGATTTTGGCCTCACTGGTGGTGAGCGCTTCTGCAGTGGCCAGGTGCAAGACTGTGTCATCACTGACTGGCCAATCAGGAAGCTGTGCTGTGATGTTCTTCAGCCCACCAAGCTCTTGCAACTCCTGAGGAAACAAAGATGTGAGTGTTGCCCAATTATAAATCAACCCTTTGCCCTAACACCTTGGTACTTCATGTAGAACTGAAAGATTGGATAGGTAGGCATATTAGCAGTGGTATGATAATGGCTAAACCTTTCTCTTTAAAAGGCTAGCTAGGTGGTTACACATTATACCCCTTACGACTTAAACATTATCCAATCCTTTCAGATGTATACTAGTGCctggtgtctataggtcctgaggTTCAACTTGGAACCAGTCATATGAATGGGAGTAGGACTGAATGCCATAGAATGATAACCTGAATCCATACTGTTTCACTTCAAGATAAAGTCAAATAGTGCAATGCAGTTGGGATCCAGGCTCCCATCCTCCTGGGGATTTTATAGGGTCATTTCCAGATTGCCCACCTGGTGAATGGCTGGCTCTGAATCGTTATACTCCCACAGCTGGTTGCGGTAGCCCAGGGCATCGCCAACCCCACTCAGCAGCATGGCAGCCTTGTAGTCCTGGAGGGTGGCAGGCCTGGCAGAGGGGAGGCGGGGATGGGTGTATAAGAGGGAATGAGTTAATACCATCGGTTGTGGCTCTGAGAAGGTTTAGTTGACTGGGTAAAATTGTATAACAttttatgtaaatgtattataaGGGTCATTCCTACTGTCCAATGCCTTTTCTGTCCACCTGAAATATCACTTATTATTTAGTGTTAAATGTGGATTAAAAAAGGCTTTAATGATGAGGCTACCaagtggcgtagcggtctaaggcactgcatctctgtgcaagaggcgacactacagtccctggttcaaatcctgaatcacatctggctgtgattgggagtcccaaaaggcggagcacaattggcccagcatcatccgggttttcccccggggtaggccgtcattgtgaataagaattagttcttaactgacttgcctagttaaataaaggtaactttttttttaaaggatacagtgccttcagaaagtattcacaccctttgactttttccacattgtgttacagccttaatttaaaatggattcaattaaggttgtaactggcctacacacactaccccacaatgtcaaagtgcAATTATGTTTGTagaaatttttacaaatgaaatacaaatgaaaaactgaaatgtcttgagtcaataactattcaacccatttgttatggcaagcctaaataagtttaggagtaaaaagTTGCTTAACAAGTtgcataataaattgcatggactcactctatgtgcaataatagtgtgtcACATGAGAATGGCTTACCAAGAAAAACATCCAAAAGGACAACTTCAAGGTAAAAAGGAGTTGGAGCGCTTAACAAAAAAAGGTAGTGATTTATTTTTGTTGACTTTAATCCATTGTACAGGTTGCGAACAGTTGACGGACGTTTCGACATCAAGTTGATGTCTTCCTCAGGTGAATCATATGATTTttcacctcatctctgtaccccacacatacaattatctgtaaggtccctcagtcgagcagtgaatttcaaacagattcaaccgcaaagaccagggagattttccagtACCTCGCAAAGAAAGTCACCCATTGGTAGATtgggaaaaataaaaaaagggacattgaatatccctttgagcatggtgaagtaattaattacactttggattacactaccgttcaaaaagttgaggtcacttagaaatgtccttgtttttgaaagaaaagcacattttttgtcctttaaaataacatcaaattgattagaaatacagtgtagacattgttaatgttgtaaatgactatactAGTTGGACATTTTTAATGGAATGTATACATAGGCGTACAaaggccaattatcagcaaccatcactcctgtgttccaatagcacgttgtgttagctaatccaagtttataattttaaaagcctaattgatcattagaaaacccttttgcgaaTGTTAGCACAGcggaaaactgttgtactgattaaagaagcaataaaactggcttttAGATtagttaagtatctggagcatcagcatttgtgggtttgattacaggctcaaaatggccagaaacaaatctttcttctgaaacgctattccatgcgagaaattggcaagaaactgaagatcttgtacaacgctgtgtactactcccttcacagaacagtgcaaactggctctaaccagaatagaaagagtgagaggccccagtgcacaactgaccaagaggacaagtacattagagagtGTGTAGATTGAacaacagacgcctcacaagtcgactccgggatgctggcccattcctctctccagtgtctgtgttcttttgctcatcttaatcttttctttttgttgcccagtctgagatatggctttttctttgcaactctgcctagaaggcctcACAagtcgactccgggatgctggcccattcctctctccagtgtctgtgttcttttgctcatcttaatcttttatttttgttggccagtctgagatatggctttttctttgcaactctgcctagaaggccagcatcccagagttgcctcttcactgttgacattgaggaCTTGAGGCATCCCCCCAGACTTAAATTAGCAGACTTAAATTAGTGTTCAGTTGGCATCTTGAACATTTACAATGGATAATCAATCATGTAAAAGCAACAGAGGTGCAAATTATTAAACAATTGAGACGAGTTTATATAGGCCTAGATTAATATGTATATTGCTCGCATTTCAACATATCTAGTCACATAACgtctatacttttttttttttttttttttacaagacaTGCAGTGGTAAAAATAAATCTATTATGGCAAATACCCATGTTTGTAGGAAAATAATATTACAATATGCAAGATCTAAAATCCATATTATGAGACACCCCACTCACCGGTCCATTGCGACGCGTCTTCCAGAGATCGCGCTTTAGAAGGCAGCGACAATCTTACATTTAGACCGCGGCTCCAAACTCCCAAATTGTGTGcaaataataaatatatttatagatGTAGTCTGTGTCCTACTACCTCAGGTTCTTGTTCACTCCTTCACCGTTTTTAAAGACAGAAATCCTATATTGACAAAATATATTAGACGGGTAGGCCTAGTAGCCGATTTAAATATTGAATGTTATATGTTCTCCGTCTCGGGGACCACTGTCTTTGCAAATGTGTTACCAGATTTTCAGCAAGTGTGCCGGAGAATAAACACGATCAAGGTTGCCAGGTCTAGCAAAAGTTTTTGAATTCAAGACCACTGAAAACTTGCACACAACTCCTGAAAACTAGTCTCCATTTTTTCTTGCTGCTGCTGCAAATAAAAGTTGCCATATTTATTCATTAAACACTTTTTCCATAACGTTAGCGAGAGAATTAAGAAgcaatatcgacataacttgaaaagGCATATAAAGAAAAATTCGGGTTTCCATCAAAATAATAGCCTAAATTGTGTGCACTAATGTGACGTAATAAAGGCATTTCAATCTCTGTGAAATAAACATGTTAAACTATTTTCTGGCAATTGTGCCATTATTAAGTCCTTATAATTAGCATATTTGCGAGATTGACTTGTCATTTCAATAGGCATAGGCTAGCGGTCCGTGTATCCTCTTCATTGGTTATTCCATTCAAATCAGGAAGTGGAAAAATGGGAAATGGCTCATGTATTGTTTGGTTGCAGAATTTTACGAATGAAAATCGGATATCAACTCGTTTTCGTATTTATGGTGTCCAAATGGGGCATCGATTAACAGAAAACAAATACATTCCAAATGTATCCCATTTTTCATTATGTTCAAACCTGGAAGTACACACCCCCCTAATAGAATATTTACTGACATGGTAGGTGTTTGTTTACGGTCTGGGTTGAGCTGCAGTGTCGGCAGCTCAGCAAAGCGATTAGACATTTGTGTTACAGGACGATAAAAATAGTAATATTAGTTAAGATGGTGTACTTATTGTTTGAACGTTAAATGACGAGACCGAGGTattgatgcgagtaaccagtcttgttcagtacatcacaacacacaacacaacgtatctcaagcaccccggtaaaacacaagagttgcagtaatgaacatttaccaacagatggcatcactgtgccatcttacacccataacaCTTATCATGTAGTTAGCATGCCAATAGAACGAACTCAACAACAGCTGAAAAACGTTGGCTTGCACTACCTACTGACTAACTAGCAGGCTGGCTGGCCAGCCCTACCTAGCTACTGGCTATAGTCATGCTAGCTAGAAGTAACTAGTGGAAGTTAGTCCCTCAACCTGCTACAATATACGCCTTTTTATTGGTGTGGGTATAATTCGCAAACCTAATTTCCTGCTTACTGAAAGGCAGATGTAGAAAAGGCATGTGTGTGGGTACTAAATTAATTGCTAGAACAATTGGCTTACTTTTCTGAATATATATACCTACCACCTTTTAGGGGGACCGATAATCAATGATATGGATTCAGTCTGATATTACTTGATTACTGATTcccccacactctccctctcgctcATTCATAGGACCATTCACAcagtccagtcactcagccctatccagaaactCAAAGTTTGCATATTTCTCTAACGGTGCTGAGACAATCTGACTCGAGAACAGTATTACACTAGTTTTAAATGAAGTGATTATTGATCTCTCGCTTTGCCATCCTCGCAGTTCACTCACTCATATGGTATGTAGGCTGGTTGATGGTACCTACAGGCCTGTTTGAGGGACAACTGTACAGAACATATCAGAATGCTTCCTTACCAGTCTTTCAAGGAAAGCACCTTCTTTACACTTCCTGTTTGGCATGATGCTCTCAAGGTGTCTCTTTTTCTCATGTTGTGTGGTATTATCTATTGATGACTCCTAGACACTTTCAGATAGTCTCTTAATTGGTGTACATATCAGGCAGTTTACTTGTTACCTGTGTGTTAGAATGCTGTGTCCCTTTCACATAATTTGAGGGATCCCTGCCacatgctctctctgtctctaggatACATTAGGGGAAATTGCTTTGCTATTCCCACACTGCCAGACAACATCAACATGTTCCCTGTCCATCTAAACTTTGCTAACTCTTGTCCAACTGCTTTTTGATTAGATCTATAATTAAATGTTTAGATTTGCTTCGATTGTGGGTTTTTTACTGAAAGTTTACACTTGCATGGCGATAGATGTTTGAAAGGGTAGCTTGAAGCATAAAGCCCATTTTCCAGTAGTTTTTTTTGGCTCTGAGTAAAACAAAGTAAAAAAAACACCAATTCATGTCCCAATTTCAATAATGTGTACCAATGTGGTATATCTGATATTTTTTGGGATAGTACAGTGTCACCACTATAGGCCATATCAAGATGCATTCTCACAACATTGATATCACTCATAGTAGATATGTGTAAGGTGGTGCATTGCCCTTATCTGTTATGTCTAATACatacgctgagtgtacaaaacactgcagttcttgacactcaaaccgatgcgcctggcacctactaccataacccgttcaaaagtacttacatattttgtcttgcccaatcaccctttgaatggcacccATACATAATACATGTCTCAATGGTCTcatggcttaaaaatcattctttaaccagtctcatctaaactgatttgaagtggatttaacaagtgatatcaataagggattataggtTTCCCCTtgctcagtctgtcatggaatgagcaggtgttcttaatggtttgtacactcagtgtatttcatAAGTGTTTCCCAACGCAGGTTTCGAAATGGACTTCTCTCTCATATTTGGCAGTCACTTTTTCTCCAGATCTatagtgtttgtttttttggtgttgatttatatttaaggGAAGGTCATCCAATTCTGGTGTTATATTTTACATGTACCTTCTAAACTGCTCTGTGTTCATATTTCTTTTTACGAAACAGGAGGATGTGTTGCACTTTAGGTTGAGAGTATAGTGAGCAGAGCACAGCAGGTAAAACGTTTCTGAAATGGGGGTGTGGGTTTAATGACTTCAACCCCAAGTAATGGCACTCAAGCTGCTTGATTTGGATTATAGGCACATTTGTGTGAATTTATCACCGTTGGATCTCAAGCCTAAACCTTGTGCACTCTGCTCTCTGCCCCTTCTCCTTTGGGCTACTCAGTTATTGAAGGTGAATTACTGCCATCTGCTGGATCATAAAAAATACTGCTGCTGTAAGTCATTACATTTCCACTACTACATTCATGCTGTTGATCACAACCAGTCCTATTTAGTATCCATCAAAGCAACATTCACAATGCAAATTAAGGGAATTTAATTCATTTGGACTTTTGCTCAGTACTTGAAGGGTGT contains:
- the adprh gene encoding LOW QUALITY PROTEIN: ADP-ribosylarginine hydrolase (The sequence of the model RefSeq protein was modified relative to this genomic sequence to represent the inferred CDS: inserted 3 bases in 2 codons) is translated as MVLTHSLLYTHPRLPSARPATLQDYKAAMLLSGVGDALGYRNQLWEYNDSEPAIHQELQELGGLKNITAQLPDWPVSDDTVLHLATAEALTTRKEGEELLQDVAARYVEGMKDMEGRKPVPSSILGVSQLRSGTEGGFRVPYNPDGTGCGAAMRSMCIGLRYPCPEQLSTLVAIAVEAGRMTQPHPTGFLGAVATALFTSYAVQCRPITTWGLGLVKEACPIAKSFVQFQGFAVRETXRDWGYFTEKWEWYLELRGLSERTGPVHWPASYGPAERDKVYKIFSLKGWXSHDAPMIALDALLGAGSDWEELMSRGGFHGGDSDSTAVIACCCWGLLHGTEGVPPGNYTHLEYRERLKSSAEKLYALSHTGGDKYDP